TAAAATTATGATGTTTGGTGCTCGGGAAGATGAAAAAGAGGCCGCATTAACATGGGCAAAGGTAAATAATGTTGATATTACCTTTTCCAAAGAAATATTGAAGGTTGAAACAGTAGAACAACTAAAAGGATTTGATGGTGTTACCACACAACAAACAGGAAGGCTTGATGACAGCATTTATGAACGTTTAAGCAAATTGGGAATGAAGCAAATAGCTCAACGCAGTGCAGGGTATGATATGTACAACCTTGAGAAAGCAGCGGAATATAATATCATTATCTCCAATGTGCCAAGCTATTCACCAAATTCAGTCGCTGAGTATGCAGTCACAGCAGCTTTACAGCTTATTCGAAAAACGCATTTAATCAATCAAAAAGTTGAAGAAAAGGATTTCAGATGGCAAAAATCGATAATGGCTAAAGAAGTAAAGACCCTGGAAGTTGCTATTATTGGTACTGGACGTATCGGACAAATAACAGCAAAAATTTTCAAAGGTTTTGGAGCTAAAGTTGTAGGATATGATTTATATCCTAACGAACATGCCGAGCAATACCTTGAATATAAGAATTCTATTGAAGAAACAGTTTCAAATGCAGACATAGTTTCTATTCATATGCCTGCGACAAAAGACAATTACCACTTATTTAACGAAGAATTATTTAATCAGTTTAAAGATGATGCGGTCTTTATCAATACGGCGAGGGGATCTATTGTAGACACTAGGGCCCTGCTCAAAGCACTAGAGAGAGAGAAGATCGCAGGGGCTGCTTTAGATACGTATGAAAATGAAAGCACCTATTATCCAAAGGATTTCCGCGACAAAGAAATCTCTGATTCTATATTAACTGAGTTAGTGACTCGCCCAGATGTCATCTTAACGCCACATATTGCTTTTTATACAGATGTAGCAGTTAAAAACTTAGTAGAAGGTGGGTTGGACGCTGCATTATCAGTGATAGAAACAGGAACTTGTGAGACGAGAATTAATTGAATATAAACATCGAGCCTTCTAAAGTATCTTTGATAAAAGAACTAGTGTAGTCCATAAAAAGACTGTAGACTA
Above is a window of Litoribacterium kuwaitense DNA encoding:
- a CDS encoding D-2-hydroxyacid dehydrogenase — protein: MNKIMMFGAREDEKEAALTWAKVNNVDITFSKEILKVETVEQLKGFDGVTTQQTGRLDDSIYERLSKLGMKQIAQRSAGYDMYNLEKAAEYNIIISNVPSYSPNSVAEYAVTAALQLIRKTHLINQKVEEKDFRWQKSIMAKEVKTLEVAIIGTGRIGQITAKIFKGFGAKVVGYDLYPNEHAEQYLEYKNSIEETVSNADIVSIHMPATKDNYHLFNEELFNQFKDDAVFINTARGSIVDTRALLKALEREKIAGAALDTYENESTYYPKDFRDKEISDSILTELVTRPDVILTPHIAFYTDVAVKNLVEGGLDAALSVIETGTCETRIN